The following is a genomic window from Longimicrobium sp..
CGGCGCCGAAGGGGATGATGGCCGGGTCGACCCCGGGGACCTGCTTGCGGAGGCGGTCCGCCGTGTAGGTGCTGATCGCCGTCACCGCGTCCGAGCCGCGCACGATGCGGCGCAGCAGCGGGGCCAAAAAGGGGAACTGCCTCTCCATCCACGTCAGCTCCACCCCGAAGAAGGTGGAGACGAGGGGGAGGCCCGAGCGCCGCTTCGCGTGCAAGCCCAGCAGCCCCTGCGGGATCGGCCAGAAGGCGTGCACGACGTCGAATCCACCGTCCCTGGCCAGCTTGGCCGCCGCGCGCGAACCGGCGGCGACGTAGCCGGGGACCAGGCCCAGGAACCACGGCCGCTCGCGGATGCGGTCGGGCGCGGTCTGGTCGTGCGTGAGCGTTTCCCACCCGCGCGGGGCGTAGCGGAAGCGATGCACGCGCACCCCGTCGATCGTCTGCGAGGCCAGGCCCCGGTACGCGGGGGCCAGCACCTCGACGGCCACGCCGCGGGCCGCCAGGCGGCGGATCGTCTCCACCAGCCAGGGGGTGATGACGTCGGCCGGGTCGCGGGCGTAGGCCGTGACCAGGTACAGGACCTTCACTTGTCGGGAGATTGGCGGCGGGCTATGTTGGACATCTGGCCCAAGATACGGCCCCCCGCCGACCCCGCAAGCACCCGACCGCAGCAGCCGGAGCCTTGGAGCGCGCCCTCGTCATCGTCCCGACGTACAATGAGCGCGAAAACCTGCCTCGCCTCGTGCCCTCCATCCTCTCGCGCGACGAGCGCCTGGAGATCCTGGTGGTGGACGACGGGTCGCCCGACGGGACCGGGGAGCTGGCGGACGAGATCGCGGCGGCCGAGCGGCGCGTGCACGTGCTTCACCGCGCCCAGAAGCAGGGGCTGGGAAAGGCGTACATCGCCGGCTTCCGCTGGGGGCTGGAGCGCGGGTACGACGCCATCTTCGAGATGGACGCCGACTTCAGCCACGACCCGCAGCACCTGCCGCAGTTCCTGGAGGCGGTGGACAAGTACGACGTGGTGCTCGGCTCGCGCTACCTGCACGGCCGCGTGACGGTGGTGAACTGGCCCATCGGCCGGCTCCTGCTCAGCTACTTCGCCAACGTCTACGCGCGCAAGGTCACCGGCCTGCCCATCGCCGACCTCACCGGCGGCTACAAGTGCTTCCGCCGCGAGGTGCTGGCCGCCATCGACCTGGACCGGGTGGAGAGCAACGGCTACGCCTTCCAGATCGAGATGAGCTTCCGCGCCTGGAAGAAGGGGTACCGCCTGGGCGAGATCCCCATCATGTTCGTGGACCGCGACGTGGGCGAGAGCAAGATGAGCAAGTCCATCGTCCGCGAAGCGGTCTGGAGGGTCTGGCGGTTGAGGTGGCTGTCGATCCGCCGGAAGCTGTAGAAAAGAAGTCCTGAGTCCTAAGTCCTGAGTCCTAAGTGGTTGGGTCCCAGGCAGTTCACTTAGGACTTGGGACTTAGCACTCAGGACTTCAGTTCTCTCGTCCGGGAAGCGGTCTGGAGGGTCTGGCGGTTGAGGTGGCTGTCGATCCGCCGGAAGCTGTAGAAAAGAAGTCCTGAGTCCTAAGTCCTGAGTCCTAAGTGGTTGGGTCCCAGGCAGTTCACTTAGGAGTTGGGACTTAGCACTCAGGACTTCAGTTCTCTCCTCCCCACCCGCCCCCATGGCCCAGCCCGGCTCCGAGTTCCTCCGCGCCCTCGCGTCCGCCGCCCTCCGCGAGGAGGATCCCGCGGCGCTGGCCGGGCGCGCCGCCGCGGCGCTCGGCGGCGTCTTCCAGCGCCAGAAGAACCTGGTGCTGGATGTCCAGTTCACCGGCTTCCTCTTCAAGGGCAAGGCGCTCGGCGGGGTCGATCCCTCGCTCCTGCGCGCGGCCGGGCAGCTCATCGTCCTCCACGTGAAGCGC
Proteins encoded in this region:
- a CDS encoding polyprenol monophosphomannose synthase, translated to MERALVIVPTYNERENLPRLVPSILSRDERLEILVVDDGSPDGTGELADEIAAAERRVHVLHRAQKQGLGKAYIAGFRWGLERGYDAIFEMDADFSHDPQHLPQFLEAVDKYDVVLGSRYLHGRVTVVNWPIGRLLLSYFANVYARKVTGLPIADLTGGYKCFRREVLAAIDLDRVESNGYAFQIEMSFRAWKKGYRLGEIPIMFVDRDVGESKMSKSIVREAVWRVWRLRWLSIRRKL